The Polyangium aurulentum genomic interval CGCCGGGCCCGACTCACCTATGCGCTCAATGATCGTAGCTCATGGCGTCCTCCTTCGTTCGTTGATGATGGCTCGCGAGACCCAGGCACTGCTAGGATCTCGGCGGACTCGAACCAAGGCGCTCAATGGTCGTAGCTCATGACGGCCTCCTTCCTCGTCTGTCGATCGATGGATCGCGGGAACGACTGCTGCGTGAGCCGCGATGGCCGCGCAGCGGTGCCCGTGACGATGAAATACCCATCGTGGGCGACGAGGTACGAACGCAGGAGGTCGAGGCGGTGTATGTTCCCGTAAAACCGACGTGGAGCTACAACGCCTCGTCCCGGGTCACCGGCGGAATGTGACCGGCAGGACGTCCATGCTTCGTACGGTCGCCGTGCGCCGACGCGTCGGCGTGCCTGCCAATCGCAGCGGAGCGGGCGTGGCCAGCAGGCCGACGATCAGCTCCCTCAATGCGATACGGCCGAACATCGCGCCTAGACAGGCGTGCGGCCCCCAACCGAAGGCGAGATGCCGATTGGGCGAACGGTCGAGAACGAGCTCGTCAGGGCGCGGAAACTCCTCTGGATCACGGTTGGCGGAGGCGAGGAGGGTCATGACGATTTGACCCGGTTCGATCACCGTATCGCCGATCGTGGTTCTCTTCGTCGCGACCCGGCTCGTGCCCTGCGCCGGGCCGTCGAAGCGAATCAGCTCGTCGACCCCAGGGGCCAGGAGACTCTTGTCGCGCAGCCTCTCCAGCGCATCCGGGCGCTGCAACAGGGTGAGCACCACGTTGCCGAGCGTGGCGAAGAGCGTGCCGTAGCTCGCATTGAAGACCACACCCGTGGTGTTCCGTATGTAGTGCTCGGGCACCTGCGCCTTGCCCGCATTGCGCCTGACGCTGGCCAGCACGCCTGGCCGCTCCTCCCCTTCGAGCCATGCGTCGACCAGCGCGTTGAGCTGGTTGCGGGCTCGGTCTCCGGCTTCGATCGTGCTCGGTAGCAGGCCGGCGTCCATTCTCCGCGCGATGGCGTCCGACAGAGCCATGTACGATTTCAGCTCGGGCTCCTCGACGCCGAGGAGATCGGACGTGATGGTCAGCGCGATCGGCGCGGCGACCTCGCTCATGAAATCGAATTCAGCTCGATCGGCGAGCCGGGCGAAGAGCCCCTCGATCTGGAGGCGCGACCGGCGGCTGATCTCGTCGAGGTCCTGCGCCCGGAGGGAATTCAAAAGCAGGGTGCGCAGCGGGCTCTGCTCCGGCGGGTCCATGGACTGCACGCTCTGCCTGAACTCCGGCACGTCCTCTCCCACCCGTCGCCGGTCGCGGGCGAACAGCTCGTAATTGCGCAGCACTTCGCGGCAGTCGCGGTAGCGAGTCAATACCCAGGACTGCATCTGCTCGTGCCAGAAGACAGGGGTGTTCTTTCGCAGCTCCGCATAGAGGGGGTAGGGATCTGACAGCGTCCCCGGATCAAGCGGATCGTACCGAAGCGTGAGCGTCATACAGCGTCCTCTCCGTCTCGGAGCTCATTCCACGCAAAGCCAATGAAACCCATCCCCCATGGATGGAATGTTTCATCCCTGTCGGAGGTCGATGAAAGCCTGCTCGCGGCCTCATGTGGATCGGGCCAATGCGGGTTCACGCCGCCGTATCCACGATGCAGGCATAGGCTATGACGAAAGCTCGATGCTTCGCAAGCGCAGTCCTTCTTTCGGATGGGACGCAGAATGTCCCCTCAATGATTCGATGCGTGAATATGGAATGGCGGAGATTCGCGCCCGGATGACAATTGCCGATCTCACGGCATCGCCGGTTGATGGTCTCCTTCGTCACCAGCCTCCTTGCTCGGCAGGGATCTGAATGATCGAGGAATGGCTCCCTGCGCTATCGCTTGGGCCGCGGAGCCTTCACCGGCGCCTTGGGCCGCGGAGCCTTCACGGCCGCCTTGGGAGCGACCGGCACCGCGCGTTGCGGTGCGCGGCGCACGCCTCGAAAGCGCGGGAGGATGTCTGCGAGGCGCTTGCCGAGCGCCACTGCAGCCGGATCCCGGAAACGGACATGAAAATGCGTCGCGTGGCCCCAGGCGTGACGAATGAGCGCGTCCTTGTTCGTGGCGCTCGCAAAGGGATCCTCGGGCGGCTGCTCGCCTGGGGGCAGCGCGTCGATGTGCGCTTTGACCAGGCGCTGCACCGAGACGTCCATGAAGATCATCTCGACATTGCCGCCCTCGACGAGCGCGCGGACGAGCGCCCACGTGCGCGCCGCGTCGAGGTTTTCGGACGTGGCGTGCTGGT includes:
- a CDS encoding cytochrome P450; translation: MTLTLRYDPLDPGTLSDPYPLYAELRKNTPVFWHEQMQSWVLTRYRDCREVLRNYELFARDRRRVGEDVPEFRQSVQSMDPPEQSPLRTLLLNSLRAQDLDEISRRSRLQIEGLFARLADRAEFDFMSEVAAPIALTITSDLLGVEEPELKSYMALSDAIARRMDAGLLPSTIEAGDRARNQLNALVDAWLEGEERPGVLASVRRNAGKAQVPEHYIRNTTGVVFNASYGTLFATLGNVVLTLLQRPDALERLRDKSLLAPGVDELIRFDGPAQGTSRVATKRTTIGDTVIEPGQIVMTLLASANRDPEEFPRPDELVLDRSPNRHLAFGWGPHACLGAMFGRIALRELIVGLLATPAPLRLAGTPTRRRTATVRSMDVLPVTFRR